GGATAACGGTAAAAATAACGAGATCGTCGTCGGTTTTTACCTGGATATGGCCACCCAATAAATCAACGGAACCATGCACAAGATAAAGCCCTAGCCCAGAACCCGTCACTTTTTTAGCGGCCGGACTGCGATAGTATTTTTCAAAGACGCGATCAATATCCGGTGGACCATATTCGCCGACACAATTTTTAACCTCAAGCAACAGTTCACCCGAATCTGTTTGGCCCAAATACACGGAAATTTCGGTATTGTCTTGCGAATACTTAACTGCGTTATCAATCAAGTTATTGCAAATCACCTGAAAAATATTGCTATCGCTCACCCAAATTAATGACTTTAGAGTCGCTGGTGCCGTGAATCGAATATCGCCGATGGTTGCATAGTAGCCCACAACCCGTTTCAGCAATTCGTAAGGCTCAAACTCAACCGGATTAACCAGAGTTTTGCGTTCTTCAAACCGCTGTACATGGGTACAGCGCTCAATAACCTGGTCAATATCTTTTAAAGCCATCAAGGCGTGTGGCTTGGAATTGGGTAGGGATAGGTTCTGTTCCAATGCAATTTGAATCACCGACAAAGGGGTTTTTAGTTCATGGCTTAACATGGCTAAAAAGCGTTCTTTTTCGAGTTTTACTTTTTCAGTAATCGCCAACCGCTCGCTAGAAATCTGATGTTGTTTCTCCATTGATTGCCGCTGTGTAATAGCGTGGCGTATTTTTAACACCATAACAAACTGCAGCAACAAAACCGCTACAAACGAGGTCATCTGGAATAAATACAGCCCAAATACCTCAACCGATAGCCAGCCCAATAACACCAAAATCATGGTTATCGAGCCTAATAAACCACTAAGCGTGGCTAAAAAAATCAGTATTTGCTCAAATTTCAAAACCGAGGTAAAAGTTAGATAGAAGGCTTTTATAAGCCAAGTGCTGTACATCAGAATGACATACAGGCCAATAAAAGGTATCACATCAACATAAAAATGGAAGAAAACCCCAATAATA
This Thiomicrospira cyclica ALM1 DNA region includes the following protein-coding sequences:
- a CDS encoding sensor histidine kinase is translated as MALVWFSASLLINAASASQPQPQTITFSVFEDKTTELTLADVFQASEHGEFIPHPSTSFLGGYTRSAFWFQLDLRPFKQQAIYENGLWLEIQPPYLDFLDLHYQDDHGQWQHHQAGNKRPYADQLHPHRSALFVIENLPDYAYLRLQTHSTTILIMNGWSEQAFFSNARNSYVLFALVFGILLTLLVFNLFQGDWIKNRLYQFFVIYLAIFILTMVSVNGFLGLYLLQNWPTLDAMLVPLSFMMLLVAVSVVYIEFLELSLRRTPILFGMTLLAIAAGAIGIIGVFFHFYVDVIPFIGLYVILMYSTWLIKAFYLTFTSVLKFEQILIFLATLSGLLGSITMILVLLGWLSVEVFGLYLFQMTSFVAVLLLQFVMVLKIRHAITQRQSMEKQHQISSERLAITEKVKLEKERFLAMLSHELKTPLSVIQIALEQNLSLPNSKPHALMALKDIDQVIERCTHVQRFEERKTLVNPVEFEPYELLKRVVGYYATIGDIRFTAPATLKSLIWVSDSNIFQVICNNLIDNAVKYSQDNTEISVYLGQTDSGELLLEVKNCVGEYGPPDIDRVFEKYYRSPAAKKVTGSGLGLYLVHGSVDLLGGHIQVKTDDDLVIFTVILPRL